Genomic segment of Odontesthes bonariensis isolate fOdoBon6 chromosome 10, fOdoBon6.hap1, whole genome shotgun sequence:
ACATCTGTGTAAGTCGGGTTTACATTACAATGAATTACATAATGAATTGTATGCGAACAGTGTTGCTTGCAACGCTAACCCCTTAGAGAATGATCAATCTGCATTTCCATccagctctcttttttttttctttcatcgtGCTTCTTCACTGTTTTGCTTCACTCTTACAGATTAGGTTATCCAAGTTTATGGAGCATTCTGAAGCTAAAGAGCCAGCTGTGTATCTTCAGCTTAGAGGATACAAAGCATAAGACTCAAACAAAAGTCAATTTCAAACCTGGCCCTGATAGGAGTTCTATGACACACCTGAAACTGATAAGAAACAATGACTGGGTTCATTTTAATCTGAACTCTTAAAGGCAGGATCAGAGCTATATCTTGGATTTGTTTGTTTCAGGTCCATCAATATTATAACTCCTTACCAGAGGAGAAGGTCCCCTATATTAACAGCCCTGGAGAGAAATATCGCATCAAGCAACTGCTTCACCAGCTGCCACCGCATGACAATGAGGTAAAGCCcatttttttgctgtttgttaTTCACAGACGAACACCATTGATCTTTGGTAGTTACAATTGTTTAGTTCTTATACCACCTGTTGATGAGCCATGATGCTTCAGGTACGTTATTGTAATGCGATGGACGAGGAGGAGAAACGGGAGCTTAAGCTTTTCAGCAACCAGAGGAAGAAGGATAACTTAGGAAGAGGCAACGTCCGTCCTTTCCCCCTCACCATCAATGGAGCGGTCTGTGACAAGGTAAACATAGCAATTTACATTTTGTTATTTTGGCATTCTTGGCCTACTTTTTGTATTTGCTGAATATATAAGAAGCCAACTAAACAAATGTATGGACTCTATGAAAATCTTTTTTATCTTTCATTTCCATCTTAAAGTGTGTACTCATCATTTCCTCAAATATTTCTTCCACTACAACTTGgactcctttcctttcctttcctttcctttcctttcctttcctttcctttcctttcctttcctttcctttcctttcctttcctttcctttcctttcctttcctttcctacCTCCTACAGTGTGGCAGTCAGATAAATGGAGGGGACATTGTAGTTTTTGCTGCCAGAGCAGGGCATGGAAAATGCTGGCACCCTCATTGCTTTGTCTGCTGCACatgtgaggaactgttggtggaTCTCATATACTTCCACCAGGATGGCAAGATCTACTGTGGCCGGCACCATGCCGAGAGGCTGAAACCCCGCTGCTGTGCCTGTGATGAGGTACGCCTGTCTGGGCCTGGAGCCCTTCGTGGTTGAAAAAGACTGAATAGTTCATAGCTCATAGACTTGGATGGGGTCTAAGCCAGTATGGACAATGTTTCAGAAAGTCATCTTGTTTTATAAATCTTCATTTGTGGGAAAGCAGGTTTGAGATAGCTTTAACTACATAAAAATACTGTGGTCCATGTGTACAATTTTTTTGGGTATGGGGCAAGTCAGCTTTCTTGTTTTTGTAAAACAGTTTAAGGTCCTCAACTAAGAGGCATAAATGTGATGTTACATGTTCATCTTATACGATGAAGTTGAAAGTTAGACAGAGTTTTTTAAAGGACATACTGTATCATCACATCCATCACCAGAATGTCTTTTTCATCAGTTCTATTTGAGAGCgggtacattttttttatttctgaataTATTGTTAATAGATCAGTTTGAGGCAGCACAGAATGATCAACAGCATGATTAACCAGGGAAGATAATTGCAAGACACACAACCAATATACTAGTTTAAACTGTGACTTTTATTGGTCACAGCTGTAAtatgaatttgaatttgcatGTTGCTAGCATAGCAGACACATTTATGCTCTCAGCCATCATCAACAATTCAGAGATTTTTATGAGGTACTTCTGTATTGTTTATGATACGTTGATGACACACAAATAACAGatactttttttgttgttgttgtttttaaggcAGTTAACCATCTAGTACTTAAGTATTTGTGACAAGAGCAAAAATCACAATGAAGGCATTCTCtcttttttagctttttaaaccTTTCGCTTATTTTAGTTTTCACAGTTGAATTATATGAATTATCTGGTTGTTAATCACCAGCAGGGACCCAGTTCCACCCACTATTGTCATGTCATGTGTCATGAAGGCTGAGAAAAGCCTCAAGCTGAAACGTGTTCGCTCCCTTCAGCTGCTGTTAAACATGAAAAGTGTTCATTTTGTGAGCTGACTGCTTCATGTCCAACACAGTTTTAGCTCTTCAAGCCTCTGAATACTACAAAAAAAATTACtacataaaacttaaaacaaacgGAGAGGGCAAAAATAACTCTCCGACATATGCATTATAGGATAAATGGTTGTGAgtacacatttttttcatttcaaaaggtgACAGGATAACATATTGAGAGCCATTATAGAAAATGTGatgaacaaaaaacaattaCCGAAGGCCAGAGCCCTGAGATACTCAAAACATGATCCATACTTCATATACAGTGTGTTcagcaataaaaaataaaaaaaagtcattgttGAAAACATTTACACATAGAAATAGTTTTAAACattctttaattatttttttatagatCAATCTTTGTCATTCATCTCATTCATAAGTGTTGTGTCTCTTGGTCACGCAGATAATCTTTGCCGACGAATGCACTGAGGCAGAGGGCAGGCATTGGCACATGAAGCACTTCTGTTGCTACGAATGTGAGACCACCCTCGGAGGCCAGCGCTACATCATGAAAGATGGACGGCCACATTGCTGCAATTGCTTTGAGTCTCTCTATGCAGAGTACTGTGATGCATGTGGAGAGCACATAGGTACAGCACATGTTTTCTGCAGGTTCTTACAGTTGGTTAATGCGGTCCAATATACTGTATTTAAGAACTGTTATCCAAACACAgggtcatgtttttctttcactaCCATCATATAAAACCTCAAACAGTAATTTCATGTAAGTGTGGCTGTTATCAGCTCTGAGGGTTGTGTGCCACAGCTGCAGAAAGGCGGATCCAGTGCAGTGAGATGCTGATGGCTATTATCATTCCAAGTAACAGTGAAAGAGTGTGTTTCACGGGGAGCTCCCATGCTGTACGCAGATGGGAGCTGTGAAAGATGATTACTTCCTGGAGCTGGAGAGCAGGGCTGGTGAAACGTATTTATGTCATCCTAAAAATCAAGTGATGATGTACAGCCATGGAATCACAAATGTTTTACTTGGGTAGAAAAAGATAtctgacaaaaacaaagttaataTGCTCGATGATTTCTGAAATAAAGCCATGGTTTGTGTTCATTAGCAGCAAAGATTTAGATTTTCTGGAGATACATTCCTACTTCCTACAGTGTTTTAGGCACTGAAGAGATTTCTTTCCTGATTTTTCAAAGGCATTGACCAAGGCCAGATGACATATGATGGGCAGCACTGGCATGCAACTGAGGAATGTTTTTGCTGTGCCCGTTGCAAGCGATCACTGCTGGGTCGCCCCTTCCTCCCCAAGCAGGGACAGATCTTCTGCTCACGGTCCTGCAGTGCTGGACAGGTGAGGAAACTCACACTTAAAGTTTGATCAAACTATTGTGTTTAAAAGTAGCTAATATATGTTTAGGTTTCTACTTAGAGATTATGTAGAAATTTGACCATTTAACAGTTAAAAAAATTGCATGAACATGTTTTATTTCAATCACTCAGGACCCAGAGGAGTCTGACTCCTCGGACTCTGCCTTCCAAAGTGCCCGTTCCCGTGAGTCCCGGCACAGCACCAAGATTGGGAAAAAGGAGCGTAAGAATGCTGAGCAGGATCGACGGAGTGCCGAAGCCCGCCAGTCAGCTCCTCCACCTTTGCCTGACCGTCTGTCTTCTGAAATTGATCCCCTTTCTGTTCAGATGGACAGATTAAGCGTCTCATCTAGCCAGACTCCAAGCAGGACGCCTAACCGCACACCTAGCCGCACTCCGAGCCGAGCCCCAAGCCTTAATCAAGTGTGGATGAGCAGGGATGAGCCCTATATCCCTGCATCCTATGAGGGGCCCCAGCGGGATCCGTCTCCCTCTCCTACACCTATACATCTGCTGGGTCAGTGTAATGCCAGGCAGGGATACAATCCCAACACAAATGCTCATCCAAATGCCCAGAGTCCTGCCAACCCAGGGAAGAGGCCTGATTCCTGGGGGAAGGAGCAAGGCAATCCCAAGAGGACTCCTATGGCTGCACTGAGAGGCCACTCCTTCAATGAAAACTGGATGCACCATAGCCAAGATGAGTTCAGACCTAACAAGCTGCGTACCCAGATGAGCTTCAATGAGATGTCTAGCCAGAACCAGGGCTTCTCTGACAAGAGGAGCATCAGTCTGCATGGATTCAAGAGAGACGGCAGACCCCCGCTGACCAGGAGGAACCACATCACTGCCATGAGCTTCAATGAGCCCCTTACTCCTCTAGAACAGACCCCTCGTGGATCCATGGACTCCCTCACTATGTCTAATGCTACAGGTAATAAATAATACAATATGGTATACATTTGTTTTACATTAAGGGAAAATATGACATTTCATTAACTGTTTTGACAGGTAACTCTCTGGATGGGGTCAGTAAGCGTCAGGAGCATCTGTCCAGATTCTCCATGCCTGACCTGAGCAAGGACTCAGGTGTGAATGTGTCTGAAAAAAGCAACATGGGCACCCTCAGCTCCTCAGTCCAGTTCCACAGTACAGAGTCACTGTCTTCTTCTCGTCCCTACAACAACAACATGTACACTCCACTGAGAGTTGGGTACCCACTGCAGTACTGGGATGGCCCGCAGCAGCTGGGCTTTGATGACAAAGGTCGTGCTGGGGTGATGGGCAGCAGCGGAAACCTGCGGATGGCTCCTATGAGCGACAGAATGCCTCGTCGACGCATTACCGGGCAGGAACCTGTGTCCCaacaacagcagccacagcCAAGACGCCGCAAACACCATCGTGGAAACAGTGGTAATGGGCAGCACCGCAGTGGTCGTCACCACAAACGCTCACGTCGTTCTCGTTCTGACAATGCCTTGCACCTGGCGGCAGACCGTCCTGCTCAAATGGTGGAGCTTCCCTACCGTCGCGTTCAAGAGGATAATGATCGTTTCCCATCTGGTCAAGCTGCTCGAGAGTTGTACGGTATGGACCCTGGAGGGTACAGACAGCAGCCCCAGCGGCCCTGCCCCCGCACCACCTCTGATCTGACCTTGCAGAATGCTGGCTGGCAGCCTGTGGGACTGGGTGGGCCGTGCTGGGGCGATGGGTACATGGAAGCTCATGACCCCTGGTGCTccagctgctcctcatcctcagagTCTGAGCCAGATGAGTATTTCTTGGGTGAACCAATTCCACGGCCTGTGCAGCTGTGCTACATCAACAATGAGGAATTGCGCCATCGCTACAGTCCATCTGGGATAGGTGGCCATCATGGACCTCTCCATGGACCAATTCACGGTCAGCTGCACACCCGCCAAAGGAGGAAGAGCAAAAACTGCATAATTTCTTAGATATAGGGTAAGAAGTTAGAGAGTTAGAGGGATGAAAGAAAGGTAAGAAGTGGCAGAGAGGAGAACGAGAGAGAGTGGGAACGTGAGAGTGAGAGATGAGAGTGAGAGTGAACaatttgtgtgcatttgtgcgTGTGGTGGGGTTGAAGATGAAAAAATGGCCCATTTTGTGCTTGTGAGCTTACACAACTCTACACTGGGTAGTGTTTATGCACACCTACACAGAATGATCTAATCATAAGAGGAAACTCAGCTGGCTTACACAACAGGAATGTTTGCAATGATGGATATCAACTCTGATGCTGGTACCAGAAAGCACTGATGAATTTGACAGCTGAATATGCTGTGgtcaaggtaaaaaaaaaacattctgtaTGTGCGTGTCTGTCTGTGAGTATATCCATGTCACAGAGAGACTGAACAGCTTTTTTACAGTctgaaaagaaagtaaaacTGTTTGAACTGCAGTGATCTGGCAGTTCACGCAGCAGCTCAGCGATCCATGTCCTGAGCAGCCAACTTATTCTATGTGGACAAACGAGATTGTGTTGGGATAGTGAAAGCTATGTGCTAGATTCCAGGCTATGTCATTGTTTACCTCAGTGGAACCCAAATGCTGCTGGAATATAGTGTTGGCTTGCTAGCCCTGTTATCACCTTGTACAAAAAGTCTGTTGAAACTTGTGCTCTACATAGCCAGCCCTCCATGCTTTACCAAGGACAGAGCGCTGGACAGCCTCTGCTTCTTGATCATTCAGGCACAGTAACGTCAGGTATGGTCCCGTTCTCTCTTCTGCaacatgcttttgttttttgatagcTACCTATAGATGATTAAGAATAATAAGAATTAAGAGTAATGCTAACAATAATAATGCAAATAATGATTATAACtatattaaataaaaataccTGTTAAATGTATATATAGTAATACACTTTAATAATGGATGTAGTACTGTAAATGTTCTGTACATATGGtcttaaatatttatatattttgtaaCTAAAGAATCATTATTTGTATAACATGATAGAGTTAGGGAGACTAGGGAAGCTTGCATGttggtttgttgttgttgtctcatACTGAAAATAAAGTGTACTTCAAACAACCATGAAACAGTAAAAGTTGTGTTGAGTTGTGTGGTTAGCTGAGACTGAGCCATAGTCAAAGTATTATTCTGCATGCTTAAAGATCCCACCAGACGTTTTGATGACGTTCTTTATATAACAACTCTTCTCTGGTAGAACTCTGTTGTCACACAATTAATTGTCCAATGACAAAGCTGACTGTTATTGGAACTTGAGGAATAATATTCGGTTACATATAAAGATACATCTGCAGAGATGTTTTGTATTATCTCCTAATGAATACCAAAGTATGTCGGTTTGTGTTTCCAATTAAACAAATAGCGTTTCTCTCTGGGGAGTCCGTGCATAGAATGGATTTGGGAAACAGCGCTTATAGAACTTGGGAGCGCTTGATACAAGACACATTaagaaaactaaatcaattcctggaaagaaaaaaagagagaaaaaatgacCCTGTATTAATTGAATATGAAAATATTAAGTCTGTACTACAAAAGAGAAACATAAGTTGACGCAaggtttgcttttattttatttttttggacagCTCGACTTCATGTGAGGGAGCTTTCAGGGTTAAGTGTTCAAAGTCCAGTTCAACTGATACAGATATTTATGTTTTGGAGGTGGCAGGAAGGTGATGttcccagagagaacccacacatacacggggagaacattcaaactccacacagaaaggccccaaaccagaaaccctcttgctgtgaggtgacaggaTTATCAATCAACCACCGCTGCCCCCCACTCCTTTGTATGtaaaaaataatgtaaaaaaatttcAATGACTATAGTGCATGTCATACAACGACAGAAGTGGATAGCCACCCATTAATCTGGTTTGGAcctcccccacacacacacatatggatACACGCATACTTTGTCCACTTCACTGGGGGGGTAGGTAGCCAAAAACTGCCAAATTTGTATGAGTGGGAGGAGCACAAAGTTAACAGCTAACTTCAGCAGTTAGCAAAAAGCATCTGAGATTCACCTTTTACTAATTAGGATTCCAACTGTGTGTGTACAATTATCTGGAAAATTATTTATTCTAATATCAATcttgagcctatcccagctgccattgggcaccAGTCCAtagcagggccacacagagacaaacaagacaaacaaccatacacactcacgaTCACTCCTACAGTCATTTTAGAATCACCGGTTAACCTAACACGCATGTTTGTGGACGATGGGAGAGAACTGTATATTTTACAGTTGAAACTATTTTGTTTATCTGTAATCATGATGAACAAAAGTCAAACATCTCTTTCACATTTCTGTGCCACAATTACATGTCACTGGCTCAATTTAAACTGATTTCAGCATCTCAATTATAAGCCACTCTGATGCACGAGTTAGGCTCTTGATCAAACACGACAAGAAATCAGCTCTCTCCCACTCAGCGAGTGCTTAAACCATGAACAAAAACCATGCCCTGCTCATTTACTAACCCATTAACTTGTTTCCTGCTATGACCTGATTTTATCCATAAACCCATGAACAcacatttgaaaatattttggaCAATGTGCTGTTTCTTAAGATTgtttaaaaaagtttaattatcAAAAAGCAAGTAGGAATAAATTAAGTCAGATGGACTATACATTTCTGAAGTTCTCATCATGACATTTAAAGGAATACGATTTATTATCACTATCACATTCTCAAAAAggttttttatcctttttaatTTGCAGTGTTGCTCAATGGTCATCATTAGACTGACAGTGCAAGCGTTTGTCCAGGCAACTGACAAGAACAATTAAGAATATCACaagtaagaaaacacaaaagcagCTCTGAATCAAATTCTTAACACTTCACTAAGAAGGAAAACTGCAAAAGACGGGcagggctgtgtgtgtgattagTGCAACAGCTCCCTGGAGTCATATTCCTCAATAAATTTCTCCATGGCCTCCACACAGCGCTTGCCAATGTCCCGGAGGTTCTCCTGCAGCGAGGACTGGATGGGACGCTCCAGGGACGGATCCTTCGCTATCAGCATCTTTGCCACAAGGCCAAACATTTCACATTCCTGATAGTACACCTGAAAGACAAACATAATCGTGGCTTTAGTGCACAGAACAAAGTGTGAGAGGAGGCAGGACAGATGAAAGAAACAAGGGGGGGAAATGAGTAGAACAAATGAGTTGGGCAAGAAGTCTTGTCATGCATTATCCCTGAATGGTCCACAGAAAGGCTCACAAGCAGACTGTTCACAAGCGTCATCAGTTCAGTGAGTTTTGTGGCCATTTTTGCATTAGATACCACTGCCAGACTGCGTTTTCTTGcagtatttctatatttctgcaACCATGGAGATATGAAAAAAGCAAGAGACCATCTTCTCCATCAAGTGGGGGGAAACACACATACAGACTCTCAAATAAACAAAGCTGATGAGCACAGCCTCATGTGATATCTGTCACATTGACAGCAGTACTAAGGCACGTGTTGTCGCCTCTTGTGATACAGGTGAGTCAGTCTCGCATTTTTGATCGGTtagagaaatagaaatagaagaatAACCCCATCAATCCTGTCAAACAGAGAACAAGACCTTCTTTGTCAGGTCTGACAAAGTGCAGCAAATAATGACACTTATGTTGCCTCAGGCTCAGCACTTTAAAATGAATGTTTAGACTACAGCAAACAAATCTTTTGCTCTTTGTTTCATGTCTCCGAGCCCTATCTAAGATCTTCCCACTGCTACTTTTCCCCATATTACAGCTTCTCTTATTTCTTTGCCTCCTCTTTCTGTTGATAACTGTCCTTTATGCCTagatatgtttgtgtgtgtgtgtgtgtgtgtgtgtgtgtgtgtgtgtgtgtgtgtgtgtatgtgtgtgtgtctttgtaatCACATTCCCTCACCTCATCTATCTCTCTCCTCTTCTGCTGTATGGCTCTGTCTCGTGCCGCCGTCTGGCTCGCAGTTAAGGGGAGCTCCCCATCTCtgcttctctctctgtctttgctGCTGGTCGCTCTGTGATCTCCCTCCCTGCTTTGGTTCCTGACGCTCTGAGAAACctgcaaaaaaaatcattagaaAATATAAAATCGGGAGCGTATTAAACACAGCTAACCAGAAACTTGTGCAAACACTGACAATGACCAGAGTTGACTCAACCCAGAATCCTAAATTCTTCCACCGCTTTGAGTGCAAATGCTAGATGCAgcaaaaatatatacaaaaaagGGAAGTAGTTTATAGCAGTATTGGCAGGATAGGCTGAACACAGCAAAGTGAACAAAGCAATCAGCTAATCcagagtattatttttttttaataaacttcaGGTCTGCATTTATGAATATTAAGAGTTAAAATTCCTAAAAGAccgcctgtttttttttttttttacataagatGCCATCAATAAGAATAAAGGCTAGTTGAAAAGCAAAACAGGGTTGTGCTAAAGAAGGAAATCTAACCGATAAGGCGGTGTCTCACAAATAACAGCCCACCTATTAATTCAATGGATATTTCTTTAATTAGGGTACAAGTACGGTCAAGAGTATGGGTACTTGGATAAGGAAACGATTTGCACAATTTTGCCTCAGTAAACAATATTACAATCAAGTTTGGACCAAAAAGTGAATTTTTGGCTTCAATAAAAGATGTTTAACAAAAATATGAAAGAAATTTTTTACATAGTCCAAAAGCAACTGGACAAACTAGCCTAATTATAAATACAAGGTATATGTTTGAACACGTGGATGCAAATTTTAAATGGCTGCTTCAAGTCAAGGAACCAGTGAATATAATCAAATGTCGGGTCGAGTCGCTTCGTCTGGGCCTTACTGCACCAGCTTTTAGTACACCAGATGTCTGTAAAAGAGGAGCATAATGTGAAGGTGTCCAAATCCCAAAGAACCACACAAGATGTCCAGATGCGCTGTTGACATCTCGCAGCCTGTGCAATGGCTCTCTTGGGGTTTCCTGCCTTAA
This window contains:
- the LOC142389742 gene encoding prickle-like protein 2; this encodes MQLSPVSAHFCLSLSSSINQDSDTSHKKTGIPVSTEAACLEEHVVTVMSLEMEKTITKLMYDFQRNSTSDDDSGCALEEYVWVPPGLSPEQVHQYYNSLPEEKVPYINSPGEKYRIKQLLHQLPPHDNEVRYCNAMDEEEKRELKLFSNQRKKDNLGRGNVRPFPLTINGAVCDKCGSQINGGDIVVFAARAGHGKCWHPHCFVCCTCEELLVDLIYFHQDGKIYCGRHHAERLKPRCCACDEIIFADECTEAEGRHWHMKHFCCYECETTLGGQRYIMKDGRPHCCNCFESLYAEYCDACGEHIGIDQGQMTYDGQHWHATEECFCCARCKRSLLGRPFLPKQGQIFCSRSCSAGQDPEESDSSDSAFQSARSRESRHSTKIGKKERKNAEQDRRSAEARQSAPPPLPDRLSSEIDPLSVQMDRLSVSSSQTPSRTPNRTPSRTPSRAPSLNQVWMSRDEPYIPASYEGPQRDPSPSPTPIHLLGQCNARQGYNPNTNAHPNAQSPANPGKRPDSWGKEQGNPKRTPMAALRGHSFNENWMHHSQDEFRPNKLRTQMSFNEMSSQNQGFSDKRSISLHGFKRDGRPPLTRRNHITAMSFNEPLTPLEQTPRGSMDSLTMSNATGNSLDGVSKRQEHLSRFSMPDLSKDSGVNVSEKSNMGTLSSSVQFHSTESLSSSRPYNNNMYTPLRVGYPLQYWDGPQQLGFDDKGRAGVMGSSGNLRMAPMSDRMPRRRITGQEPVSQQQQPQPRRRKHHRGNSGNGQHRSGRHHKRSRRSRSDNALHLAADRPAQMVELPYRRVQEDNDRFPSGQAARELYGMDPGGYRQQPQRPCPRTTSDLTLQNAGWQPVGLGGPCWGDGYMEAHDPWCSSCSSSSESEPDEYFLGEPIPRPVQLCYINNEELRHRYSPSGIGGHHGPLHGPIHGQLHTRQRRKSKNCIIS